One Burkholderia sp. WP9 genomic window, CCGCCTTGCGCACGCGGTAAATACCGGTGCGGAAGAACTCGTCGAGCACGTCGTTTTCGTTCGTCGCCACGACCAGCTTCTCGATCGGCAAACCCATCATGCGCGCGATGTGACCCGCGCACACGTTGCCGAAGTTGCCCGACGGCACTGTGAACGACACCCGCTCGTCGTTCGACTTCGTGGCCGCGAAGTAGCCCTTGAAGTAGTACACGACCTGCGCAACCACGCGCGCCCAGTTGATCGAGTTGACCGTGCCGATCTTGTACTTCGCCTTGAACGCGTGATCGTTCGAGACGGCCTTGACGATGTCCTGAGCGTCGTCGAACACGCCTTCCACCGCGATGTTGAAGATGTTCGGGTCCTGCAGGCTGTACATCTGCGCGGTCTGGAACGCGCTCATTTTCTTGTGCGGCGACAGCATGAACACGCTGATGCCCTTCTTGCCGCGCATCGCGTATTCCGCGGCGCTGCCGGTGTCGCCCGACGTCGCGCCCAGAATGTTCAGCGTCTGGCCGTGTTTGGCGAGCGCGTATTCGAACAGGTTGCCGATCAACTGCATGGCCATGTCCTTGAACGCGAGCGTTGGCCCGTTCGACAGTTCCAGCAATGACAGCGGCGCGCCCTCTTCAACGCCCAGCACCTTCAACGGCGTGATCTGCGCGGCGCTTTCGTCGTCGCGCACGTTGCAGTACGTTGCCGCCGTGTAGGTCTTGCGCGTGAGCGCACGCAGGTCTTCGGCGGGAATGTCGTCGATGAATTTGGACAGGATCTCGAAGGCGAGATCCGCGTACGGCAGCGTGCGCCAGCGCGTCAGTTCGTCAGTGGTGACGCGCGGATATTCGGCGGGCAGATACAGGCCGCCGTCTTTGGCGAGACCGCCCAGCAGGATGTCAGCAAAGGAGTGGTGCTCGCCGGCGCCGGCGCCGCGGGTGGACAGGTAGTTCATAGTTCGGCCTAGTTCAGCGCTTCCATGCGCAGCTTCGTGACTTGCGAGACAACGGTCTTCAGCGCTTCGATCGTTTTGATCGCGGCGTTGACGTGCTTTTCGACCGTTTCGTGCGTGATCAGGATGATGTCGGTTTCGCCCTTGCCGTTCGCGTCGACCTGCTCCGATTCCTTCTGCAGCAGCGCGTCGATGGAAATGCCGGTGTCGGCCAGAATGCGCGTGATGTCGGCCAGCACGCCGGTCACGTCCGCCACCCGCAGACGCAG contains:
- the thrC gene encoding threonine synthase, which translates into the protein MNYLSTRGAGAGEHHSFADILLGGLAKDGGLYLPAEYPRVTTDELTRWRTLPYADLAFEILSKFIDDIPAEDLRALTRKTYTAATYCNVRDDESAAQITPLKVLGVEEGAPLSLLELSNGPTLAFKDMAMQLIGNLFEYALAKHGQTLNILGATSGDTGSAAEYAMRGKKGISVFMLSPHKKMSAFQTAQMYSLQDPNIFNIAVEGVFDDAQDIVKAVSNDHAFKAKYKIGTVNSINWARVVAQVVYYFKGYFAATKSNDERVSFTVPSGNFGNVCAGHIARMMGLPIEKLVVATNENDVLDEFFRTGIYRVRKAAETYHTSSPSMDISKASNFERFVFDLLGRDPARVLQLFRDVEEKGGFDLAASGDFARVQEFGFVSGRSSHESRVETIRDVFERYDTMIDTHTADGLKVAREHLQPGIPMIVLETAQPIKFGETIREALLREPERPAAFSGLESLPQRFEVLPADAQRVKDFIVAKVGA